The genomic region GGATCACAGGGACTGAGCCCGCGGGGTCCCCATcacagggcacagagcaggacaACGCCCAGCCCCGGCGGGGTCCGCCTCGCACAGCTGCTGAGGGCCCGTCTCCCAGCCGGAGACGTGTGGCCGGCGTGCCACACATTTGGCCCTGATGCCCTGGGCTCTTGCTTTCCCACCTGCAAGTGCGGTGTGTTATGTACCTTCTGTTACTCCCCTGAACAGGTGACAGGGACGCAGTCATGTCCCCTCACAAACACCAACGCTTACTTAGCCCGGGCGTCTACGAGCCACTGTGACAGGAGGACAGAAGTGGCCTCCGGCTGCAGCCAGGACATGACCACGCTGCCCCAGCCCTCGCTGCACAGCCCTAGGCCGGTACCCCGAGATTCTGGGTCAGCAGGAGGTGGCACGGACCCACCCGCCCGCACCTACCTTCTGCACGGCCTTGCGAAGGATGTCTTTGTACTCCTCCTTGGTCACCTCCCTCTTCTGATAAAAGGGCTTGATGGCCAGCTTCACCTCCTCCACCGCCCGCTCCTGCATGTGCAGCTTCTTCATGTACTGGGAGCAAGCACATGTGTGACCGCCCTGCCTGGGGGCCTCACTGCCCGCCCCCACCGGAGGGAGGGCCCAGACTCACCTCCTCATTCTTGGCCTTCTCTGCGGCAGGCCTGGGAGCCGCCGACCTCTCCTCGGAGTTGCTGGTGCCAGTGGCATAGCCAGCTGGCTCGGAGGCTGTGGTCAGGGCCGTGGGCACTGGGGCTGGGCTCTGTGCGACCCCGCAGCTCGCCACGGGAAGGCTCCCCTGCAGGATAAACTGGACCgtgggctggctggctggtgtGTACGGCGGGAGGCTCAcgggcagagctggggcagggggtaggTTGGGGGTATAAACCTGGACAGAAATGCAGACGGCTCAGGGCAGCGCTCCCCACACCCATAGCAGGAAGAGCCCCAGCCAGAGAGGGAAGTCCTCAGCCCCAGCCCGGCACAGCCTGTGTGGCCCGGCGCCAGCTCACATCCCTCCAGCCCAGGCACTCACCTGAGAGGGCTCAGTGTCAGGGAAGCCGGACTCTGGAAGTGTGTAtccggggggagggggctcagagAAGGATGCCTGCTGGAACCCCACCGAGGGGCCCATGTCTTCTGTTTCCCAGACCCCTTCCCGGGGCTTCTGGGGCCTGTGGAGCGGCGTCCCTGAGGGCCAacacaggggaggtgggtgctCTGTGGCCACCGTGGGCCAGAAGATGCTTCCTGGCTGGAAAATTCCAGAAAAGCATCCCAGCAGCAAGGACCACAGGCCACAGCCACCTCCCCGCCCCACGGCCTATGCTGCCCGAGTGACCAAAGAGGTCCGTGTGccaccccgacacacacacacacacacacacacacacacacacaccgagtGACCAAAGAGGTCCGTGtgccaccccaacacacacacacacacacacacacacacacacacacacacacacacacacacacacacacacacacacacacacacacacacacacacacagccttcctCCCATGCTGCCCCGGTCCACCCCTAGAAGTGCCCGCAGGACCCCACTCACGCAGGCCTCGCTCCTCAGCAGGGGCACCACTCTCGGCCTCCTGGAGGTTCCAGGTGACTCTCTTCACCAGGGCTTTAGCCCGCAGCAAGGGGGTCTGAGAGgggccttcctccttccccacggGCACCCCGCCCACAGCCTGGCTTCCCAGGGTGCTGGGCACCACGGCAGCCCCAGCAGCATCCTGCTGGAGCAGGGGCTTCTCTTCGGGGCTCTGTGCCCGGGGCGGGGGCTGTGCAGCATCTTCGCCATGGATCAGCGACACCTCCCGTCTGATGACAGCCATGGCCAGGCTGGTGTCCTGCTGCTGGCTGGCCGGGGGCACGGAAGGAGTGGGTGGGAAGTGCCGCTCCGGGGAGGAGTCTGTGCTctctggggagggtggggaactCATGTCATCCAGCTGCATGAAGAAAGCTTCGCTTGAAAAATCCTCAAAGATGTGCCCTGCCTCGACAGAGTCACCGTAATCCAGGTCCTCAGGCAGACACTCAGCCAGTACCTCTGGAACGGTCTTGTGGGCTTCAGCCCCTGCTGGGCAGGCGTCTGCTCCCACTGAGGCCAGTGGCCTGGCTGGCTGCTCCCTGTCGGGCTTCTGCCCTTCCACGGGAGCGGGTGCCAACTTCCTCTCTGGGGAGCGAGGCCTTGGCCGCTTCTCATGGGAACGAGGGCGCTGGTGCTCCCGGGACCTATGCTCTGTGCTTGGCGACCTCGGTGACCTGGACCTACGCTTCCTCCTCTCATGGGAGCCCCACCTGGTTCGCGGCCGCTCCCGGCTCCTCTCCCGTGGGCTCCTCTCCCGCGGGTGCCGGTGCCTCCGGGCTCTCTCCAGGCTGCTGGGGGGTGAGCACTCCCTCCCCCGAGACCTGGACCCTGCCCGCCTCcgcttcctcctcctgctctccctatgTTCGTGGGAGGAGCTGCTGGGGCTGCCTGAGCGGGACCTGGACCTCCGCCGGCCACGGCCCCaggactccctctccctcctcctgccctcgtCCTTCGCCTTCTTCCGCTTGGCTCGCTCGTGGCCGCTGGAGTGGTCGCTGGAAGACCTCCGGCCCCGGGACTTGGTCTGCTGCCTCTTGGGGTGGTCCTCACCCAGCGGTGGCGACACCGATGGTGAGCTCCTGTCCCCGGAGCGGGAACCTGAGCGGGAGCCCGAGCGGGTCCTCCTGTGCTCCCTGGCAGTGGCCCGCTTCCTCTTGGCTTTCTTCCTGCCACGGGAGCTGGATGTGGAGCGGGAGCAGGAAGGGGACCTCAGTTCCACAATCCTGTGGGTGGTCGTCTGCGGTGCGTCCGGGCTGGGTGGGGTCTCTGGCTCGGCTACAGTCACACAGGTCACCGTCCGCTCCTCGGAGCCAAAGAAGGTACTGCAGGGCAGCTGGTCCTTGTCTTCCCACTGCTCCGGTGGGGGTGGCCTCTGTGCCCGGGAGGCCGAGCCCTGGCCCTCGGCAGCCCCCTTGCCCAGCCGCTCGCACTCCAGGTCGGAGGCCCCCTCAGCAGCCCCCTCGCCCCGGAGCTCGAGCCCGCTGGAGGAAGGCCCCCGAGGGGGCTCGGGCTCCGTCCCAAAGACAGTCTCCACTGTGTAGGAGGTGACACAGCGCACAGTCTGCAACGTTGGGGCCTTCGGGCTGTTGATGGAGATGGTGCGCGTGATCTCAGAGGGCAGGAGGCCAGAGCCCAGGCGCTCGGGGCTGCTGCCAGCAGAACTGGAGTCAGAGCCTGTGGGGTCAAAGGGGTCGTAGATCTCACTCTTGAGTTGTTTGGTCTTCCTGATGGAGAACAGGGGCGAGGGGTTCTCTTTCCTTTGCACCTTATTGTCGACAGGCCGAAATGTGTTACAAAAGCCAGGGTTGGAGAGTCTGCCAGAATGTGCCGTGTTCCCGGGAATATTGATCCTGAAGCTCTCAAAGGTCGAACTGACACCCTTCCCCTTCGAGGGTCCCAGCGAGGCAGGGGACTGGGAGCCACCCCCTGAGTGCGGGCCAGGCTCTTGCGGGCCCCTGCTGCTGGGTTCGCCCTCTGCTCGGGCACCATGGCCAGGCTGCCCGGGGCCCTCCCTGCCCGTGAGCCGGCTGATGCAGGAGCTAGGGATCTCAACATGCTGCTCGCTGGGAGGGGCCACATCCACCTGTCTGTCGCCACTGTCCTCCCTTCTGACCTTTGGTATCCTTGGTAGCTCAGAGATGTCGGGCCTCCTGGGAACTGGCTTCAGGGCCTGGCCCAGCAGTGCACCAGCAGATGGCAAGTGAGAGCAGCTACCGGAGGTCTTCAAGGACGCAGAGTTGGGGGGCAGAGTGTGCCGGTTGTCGCCATCACATTGGGGCTTGTCCCTTTGCTTTAAGCCAGGCCCATGCACACCTGTCAGGTTCTGAGTCTGACCGGAAGGAGGGGTCACCGACGAATCCAGTCTCACAGTCGCCCCTGTCCTGAGTGCGGGGACACGGGAGGGCGCCACCGCGCCAGGACAGCTCAGCCCTGCGCTCTGAAACCCGCTTCCTGACTGAGGCGCTCCAGGCCCAGGGCGCTTCCCTCCTTGGGACGAGCCACCTGTGCTCCGGCCGGTGCTCCGCGGGAAAGAAACAGGTGCTGAAAGGCAAGAGGGCGAGTGGCCATCAGTCCCCGCCACCTGCTTTACGGAGCGCAGTCCGTTGTCTGGCCCAGATCACAAAGGCTTTCTCCTAAAGGCGGGGCTTGTGAATGCCTATtcccgggacacctgggtggctcagtcagtgaagcatctgcctttggctcagatcacaatctcagggtcctgggatcgagccccgtgtggggctggggagcctgcttctccctctccctgtcccccacccccggcttgtgtgcttgctctctcaaaaaaaaataaaatcttaaaaaaaaaaggtaaaaacaaacaaacaaacaaacaaataaataaatgcatgccTACCCCCACTTGCTCCCTGAGCTAGACCTCTGTGCACCTGGGAGCCTGGGGGCAGCGCTCGGGGCTCACTTGCCACTGTGGGTACTTTCTCTTGTGTTTCACAGTTGTGCTCTGTGGCCGTAGAAAGCACCCCGCCAGTTACAGATGCTTGTCACAAAGGGGGGCCGGGAGGGGCACAGTCTGCACCATCCTCCATGGctgggcaccccccaccccaaaaaccTGCCAGGGCCTGGATACTGGGGGAAGGCTCCACAGGGGCTGGTTCCATGGCTCTGTGAGCACACACACGAGCCACATTACGGCCACGGAGGGTCTGTGGACTGGCCCAGAAACCCCATCATCACATAAACTATCAGCCTGTCAACTCTGCTCAGAAAGTCATGTAGAATTAACAGAGATGAATGGGAAAACTGTGCCCCTTTACATCCATTTTGAGCAGAGAATGCATTTTAGATCCTCTGCTTGCTCAGAAACAAGGAGAACCAGTGGGTCACATGACCCCTCAATTTCCCAGATTGTCAAGGCCAGGAGGGCGTCCCCGTGGACATTGCTGGGCCTCGTTCAGCGGCCGCCTCACCTGCCCTCTTGGCACTGAGGGAGCCATCCCGGTGGATGATGATGTCCGCGCCGTTCATCATCAGGAGGCTCTGGCCCGACAGGATGCTCCCCACCAGGTCTGGGACGGGGGCCTCGTCCACTTCTGGTTCAGGCGCTGTAGTAGGAACGCTCCTCCTGCAGGTACAGACCCACTGCTGCCTCCCCATGCCCAAGTCCcttgagccaggcaggtgccccccagccccctggtacccccacccccaggtcaaCTGCCATATGCAGAAAAGGCCACCTGCCAGGCCCCTGCATGCGGAGGGAATAAGACCCACCCAGCAGCTCTGACAAAAGAAAACCAGGCTGTTTGAGGTGAAATCATCTGATGCTTCCGACCCCAACTGCCACCAACAGGCAGCCTGTTTACTGGTTTCACTGGGTTATCTGAGGGGTGAAACAGAAGCAAATAATCCAGCCAGGGGGCAGCAGCTCTGTG from Zalophus californianus isolate mZalCal1 chromosome 11, mZalCal1.pri.v2, whole genome shotgun sequence harbors:
- the PHRF1 gene encoding PHD and RING finger domain-containing protein 1 isoform X3, translating into MDDDSLDELVDRSPGPDGHPRLSPTALASSAEESSDGTSGGSEDDLGSERSSGTDGEDGDLEDQSGSEDSEGGRGREVGAEASGAVVDAQGKWEASGAFNSDDDSESCPICLNTFRDQAVGTPENCAHYFCLDCIVEWSKNANSCPVDRTIFKCICIRARFGGKILKKIPVENARAGEGEEEDPTFCEVCGRSDREDRLLLCDGCDAGYHMECLDPPLGEVPVDEWFCPECAAPGAAPAADAGPVSEEEVSLLLADVVPTTSRLRPHSGRTRAIARTRQSERVRATVNRNRISTARRIQHVPRYLMSSLLDETIEAVAAGLSTAVYQHPVAPRAPAKRRRRAGRRKKVSGRRKTQSRSSLKSRSSGTRSKKRQGRVKKRKGKKSKNEATARSRIARTLGLRGPARGACIPSVHKPADPSLGLMRADIGVASLSLFGDPYELDPFDRRSVPTTAPEPEVDEAPVPDLVGSILSGQSLLMMNGADIIIHRDGSLSAKRAAPVSFPRSTGRSTGGSSQGGKRPGPGAPQSGSGFQSAGLSCPGAVAPSRVPALRTGATVRLDSSVTPPSGQTQNLTGVHGPGLKQRDKPQCDGDNRHTLPPNSASLKTSGSCSHLPSAGALLGQALKPVPRRPDISELPRIPKVRREDSGDRQVDVAPPSEQHVEIPSSCISRLTGREGPGQPGHGARAEGEPSSRGPQEPGPHSGGGSQSPASLGPSKGKGVSSTFESFRINIPGNTAHSGRLSNPGFCNTFRPVDNKVQRKENPSPLFSIRKTKQLKSEIYDPFDPTGSDSSSAGSSPERLGSGLLPSEITRTISINSPKAPTLQTVRCVTSYTVETVFGTEPEPPRGPSSSGLELRGEGAAEGASDLECERLGKGAAEGQGSASRAQRPPPPEQWEDKDQLPCSTFFGSEERTVTCVTVAEPETPPSPDAPQTTTHRIVELRSPSCSRSTSSSRGRKKAKRKRATAREHRRTRSGSRSGSRSGDRSSPSVSPPLGEDHPKRQQTKSRGRRSSSDHSSGHERAKRKKAKDEGRRRERESWGRGRRRSRSRSGSPSSSSHEHRESRRRKRRRAGSRSRGRECSPPSSLERARRHRHPRERSPRERSRERPRTRWGSHERRKRRSRSPRSPSTEHRSREHQRPRSHEKRPRPRSPERKLAPAPVEGQKPDREQPARPLASVGADACPAGAEAHKTVPEVLAECLPEDLDYGDSVEAGHIFEDFSSEAFFMQLDDMSSPPSPESTDSSPERHFPPTPSVPPASQQQDTSLAMAVIRREVSLIHGEDAAQPPPRAQSPEEKPLLQQDAAGAAVVPSTLGSQAVGGVPVGKEEGPSQTPLLRAKALVKRVTWNLQEAESGAPAEERGLRTPLHRPQKPREGVWETEDMGPSVGFQQASFSEPPPPGYTLPESGFPDTEPSQVYTPNLPPAPALPVSLPPYTPASQPTVQFILQGSLPVASCGVAQSPAPVPTALTTASEPAGYATGTSNSEERSAAPRPAAEKAKNEEYMKKLHMQERAVEEVKLAIKPFYQKREVTKEEYKDILRKAVQKICHSKSGEINPVKVGNLVKAYVDKYRHMRRHRRPEAGEEAPTQGTES
- the PHRF1 gene encoding PHD and RING finger domain-containing protein 1 isoform X2, which codes for MDDDSLDELVDRSPGPDGHPRLSPTALASSAEESSDGTSGGSEDDLGSERSSGTDGEDGDLEDQSGSEDSEGGRGREVGAEASGAVVDAQGKWEASGAFNSDDDSESCPICLNTFRDQAVGTPENCAHYFCLDCIVEWSKNANSCPVDRTIFKCICIRARFGGKILKKIPVENARAGEGEEEDPTFCEVCGRSDREDRLLLCDGCDAGYHMECLDPPLGEVPVDEWFCPECAAPGAAPAADAGPVSEEEVSLLLADVVPTTSRLRPHSGRTRAIARTRQSERVRATVNRNRISTARRIQHVPRYLMSSLLDETIEAVAAGLSTAVYQHPVAPRAPAKRRRRAGRRKKVSGRRKTQSRSSLKSRSSGTRSKKRQGRVKKRKGKKSKNEATARSRIARTLGLRGPARGACIPSVHKPADPSLGLMRADIGVASLSLFGDPYELDPFDSSEEQSANPASPLSAKRRVLSQSALRSHRPVARPVAMGLSRRSVPTTAPEPEVDEAPVPDLVGSILSGQSLLMMNGADIIIHRDGSLSAKRAAPVSFPRSTGRSTGGSSQGGKRPGPGAPQSGSGFQSAGLSCPGAVAPSRVPALRTGATVRLDSSVTPPSGQTQNLTGVHGPGLKQRDKPQCDGDNRHTLPPNSASLKTSGSCSHLPSAGALLGQALKPVPRRPDISELPRIPKVRREDSGDRQVDVAPPSEQHVEIPSSCISRLTGREGPGQPGHGARAEGEPSSRGPQEPGPHSGGGSQSPASLGPSKGKGVSSTFESFRINIPGNTAHSGRLSNPGFCNTFRPVDNKVQRKENPSPLFSIRKTKQLKSEIYDPFDPTGSDSSSAGSSPERLGSGLLPSEITRTISINSPKAPTLQTVRCVTSYTVETVFGTEPEPPRGPSSSGLELRGEGAAEGASDLECERLGKGAAEGQGSASRAQRPPPPEQWEDKDQLPCSTFFGSEERTVTCVTVAEPETPPSPDAPQTTTHRIVELRSPSCSRSTSSSRGRKKAKRKRATAREHRRTRSGSRSGSRSGDRSSPSVSPPLGEDHPKRQQTKSRGRRSSSDHSSGHERAKRKKAKDEGRRRERESWGRGRRRSRSRSGSPSSSSHEHRESRRRKRRRAGSRSRGRECSPPSSLERARRHRHPRERSPRERSRERPRTRWGSHERRKRRSRSPRSPSTEHRSREHQRPRSHEKRPRPRSPERKLAPAPVEGQKPDREQPARPLASVGADACPAGAEAHKTVPEVLAECLPEDLDYGDSVEAGHIFEDFSSEAFFMQLDDMSSPPSPESTDSSPERHFPPTPSVPPASQQQDTSLAMAVIRREVSLIHGEDAAQPPPRAQSPEEKPLLQQDAAGAAVVPSTLGSQAVGGVPVGKEEGPSQTPLLRAKALVKRVTWNLQEAESGAPAEERGLRTPLHRPQKPREGVWETEDMGPSVGFQQASFSEPPPPGYTLPESGFPDTEPSQGSLPVASCGVAQSPAPVPTALTTASEPAGYATGTSNSEERSAAPRPAAEKAKNEEYMKKLHMQERAVEEVKLAIKPFYQKREVTKEEYKDILRKAVQKICHSKSGEINPVKVGNLVKAYVDKYRHMRRHRRPEAGEEAPTQGTES
- the PHRF1 gene encoding PHD and RING finger domain-containing protein 1 isoform X1; translation: MDDDSLDELVDRSPGPDGHPRLSPTALASSAEESSDGTSGGSEDDLGSERSSGTDGEDGDLEDQSGSEDSEGGRGREVGAEASGAVVDAQGKWEASGAFNSDDDSESCPICLNTFRDQAVGTPENCAHYFCLDCIVEWSKNANSCPVDRTIFKCICIRARFGGKILKKIPVENARAGEGEEEDPTFCEVCGRSDREDRLLLCDGCDAGYHMECLDPPLGEVPVDEWFCPECAAPGAAPAADAGPVSEEEVSLLLADVVPTTSRLRPHSGRTRAIARTRQSERVRATVNRNRISTARRIQHVPRYLMSSLLDETIEAVAAGLSTAVYQHPVAPRAPAKRRRRAGRRKKVSGRRKTQSRSSLKSRSSGTRSKKRQGRVKKRKGKKSKNEATARSRIARTLGLRGPARGACIPSVHKPADPSLGLMRADIGVASLSLFGDPYELDPFDSSEEQSANPASPLSAKRRVLSQSALRSHRPVARPVAMGLSRRSVPTTAPEPEVDEAPVPDLVGSILSGQSLLMMNGADIIIHRDGSLSAKRAAPVSFPRSTGRSTGGSSQGGKRPGPGAPQSGSGFQSAGLSCPGAVAPSRVPALRTGATVRLDSSVTPPSGQTQNLTGVHGPGLKQRDKPQCDGDNRHTLPPNSASLKTSGSCSHLPSAGALLGQALKPVPRRPDISELPRIPKVRREDSGDRQVDVAPPSEQHVEIPSSCISRLTGREGPGQPGHGARAEGEPSSRGPQEPGPHSGGGSQSPASLGPSKGKGVSSTFESFRINIPGNTAHSGRLSNPGFCNTFRPVDNKVQRKENPSPLFSIRKTKQLKSEIYDPFDPTGSDSSSAGSSPERLGSGLLPSEITRTISINSPKAPTLQTVRCVTSYTVETVFGTEPEPPRGPSSSGLELRGEGAAEGASDLECERLGKGAAEGQGSASRAQRPPPPEQWEDKDQLPCSTFFGSEERTVTCVTVAEPETPPSPDAPQTTTHRIVELRSPSCSRSTSSSRGRKKAKRKRATAREHRRTRSGSRSGSRSGDRSSPSVSPPLGEDHPKRQQTKSRGRRSSSDHSSGHERAKRKKAKDEGRRRERESWGRGRRRSRSRSGSPSSSSHEHRESRRRKRRRAGSRSRGRECSPPSSLERARRHRHPRERSPRERSRERPRTRWGSHERRKRRSRSPRSPSTEHRSREHQRPRSHEKRPRPRSPERKLAPAPVEGQKPDREQPARPLASVGADACPAGAEAHKTVPEVLAECLPEDLDYGDSVEAGHIFEDFSSEAFFMQLDDMSSPPSPESTDSSPERHFPPTPSVPPASQQQDTSLAMAVIRREVSLIHGEDAAQPPPRAQSPEEKPLLQQDAAGAAVVPSTLGSQAVGGVPVGKEEGPSQTPLLRAKALVKRVTWNLQEAESGAPAEERGLRTPLHRPQKPREGVWETEDMGPSVGFQQASFSEPPPPGYTLPESGFPDTEPSQVYTPNLPPAPALPVSLPPYTPASQPTVQFILQGSLPVASCGVAQSPAPVPTALTTASEPAGYATGTSNSEERSAAPRPAAEKAKNEEYMKKLHMQERAVEEVKLAIKPFYQKREVTKEEYKDILRKAVQKICHSKSGEINPVKVGNLVKAYVDKYRHMRRHRRPEAGEEAPTQGTES